One Peribacillus simplex NBRC 15720 = DSM 1321 genomic region harbors:
- a CDS encoding MurR/RpiR family transcriptional regulator, with the protein MEHLPFKLLVKEKFDHLSAGQKKVAAYLIENLDEAAFKTAFQIGREAEVSETTVIRFSYSLGFEGFSRMQARIQKQLLHQNQIDLSNNDSVLRIDDKQDPFTKVIENEVHILRHLLDHTNVQDIWKAVDVLIEADQILIAGHRISHAAAYWFSYTLSSLRENVSLCSPTGDFYEKFCNLTNKSVVVVFSFPRYANETLKVAECAKEQGVSLISVTDRLLSPIGRISDIALTTEENAETGTNSIASVISLLDLVIAGIHQKDAKRIYTHQQKLERLYSSYEVFNE; encoded by the coding sequence TTGGAACATCTTCCTTTTAAATTATTAGTAAAGGAAAAATTTGACCATCTATCGGCAGGTCAAAAAAAAGTTGCCGCTTACCTGATTGAAAATTTGGATGAAGCCGCCTTTAAAACGGCTTTTCAAATTGGTAGGGAAGCGGAGGTTAGTGAAACGACTGTCATTCGGTTTTCCTATTCCTTAGGATTTGAAGGATTTAGTAGAATGCAGGCCAGGATTCAAAAGCAGCTGCTGCACCAAAATCAAATAGACTTATCCAATAATGATTCCGTTCTCCGCATTGATGACAAGCAAGATCCATTTACCAAAGTGATAGAAAACGAAGTTCATATTTTAAGACATCTATTAGATCATACGAACGTTCAGGATATATGGAAAGCAGTCGATGTCCTGATCGAGGCTGACCAAATTTTAATTGCAGGGCATCGGATTTCCCATGCCGCCGCCTATTGGTTCTCCTATACGCTAAGTTCATTAAGGGAAAATGTAAGTTTATGTTCACCAACAGGTGACTTCTATGAAAAGTTTTGTAATCTCACTAACAAGTCTGTAGTAGTGGTTTTTTCCTTTCCAAGATATGCGAATGAAACATTAAAAGTTGCGGAGTGTGCCAAAGAACAAGGAGTTTCTTTAATTTCAGTTACAGACCGCCTCCTGTCACCTATTGGCCGCATCTCTGATATTGCACTGACAACTGAAGAAAACGCAGAAACCGGAACCAATTCAATCGCTTCCGTTATTAGCTTATTGGACTTGGTTATTGCAGGCATACATCAAAAAGACGCAAAACGGATATACACCCATCAGCAAAAATTAGAAAGGCTATATTCAAGTTATGAAGTGTTTAATGAATGA